The Populus nigra chromosome 14, ddPopNigr1.1, whole genome shotgun sequence genome has a segment encoding these proteins:
- the LOC133673165 gene encoding amino-acid permease BAT1 homolog, with translation MGFRRPEAAQAQEMDPGEKRLNELGYKQELRREMTLFKTLAISFSTMTLFTGITPLYGSSLLYAGPASLVWGWVVVSFFTWFVGIAMAEICSSFPTTGSLYFWAAHLAGPRWGPFASWCCAWLETIGLVAGIGTQAYAGSQTLQSIILLCTGTNKDGGYFAPKWLFLCMYIGLTLIWAVLNTFALEVIAFIDVISIWWQVIGGLVIVIMLPLVSLTTQSASYVFTHFETAPDSTGISSKPYVVVLSFLVSQYSLYGYDAAAHLTEETKGADKNGPIAILSSIGIITVFGWAYILALTFSIQDFGYLYDPSNETAGAFVPAQILYDAFQGRYHNSAGAIVLLFIIWGSFFFGGLSITTSAARVVYALSRDEGIPFSSIWRKIHPKHKVPSNAVWLCAAICILLGLPILKVNVVFTAITSICTIGWVGGYAVPIFARIVMDEKNFKAGPFYLGRARRPVCIIAFLWICYTCSVFLLPTYYPLSWNTFNYAPVAIGVGLSLIMLWWMLDARKWFKGPVRNIDISNGKV, from the exons ATGGGATTTAGACGACCAGAGGCAGCACAAGCCCAAGAAATGGATCCCGGGGAGAAGCGACTCAATGAACTGGGATACAAGCAAGAGCTCAGAAGAGAAATG ACTTTGTTCAAAACTCTTGCAATATCATTTTCAACAATGACCCTTTTCACAGGGATTACTCCCCTGTATGGTTCAAGCCTTCTATATGCAGGTCCTGCAAGTCTTGTCTGGGGATGGGTGGTTGTATCTTTCTTCACCTGGTTTGTTGGCATTGCAATGGCTGAGATCTGTTCCTCTTTTCCA ACAACCGGGTCTCTCTATTTTTGGGCAGCTCATTTAGCAGGTCCCAGATGGGGACCGTTTGCATCATGGTGTTGTGCTTGGCTTGAGACCATAGGGCTAGTCGCCGGCATCGGTACACAG GCATATGCAGGTTCACAAACTTTGCAGAGTATCATCTTATTGTGCACCGGAACAAATAAAGATGGAGGATATTTTGCACCTAAATGGTTGTTCTTATGCATGTACATAGGCCTCACATTGATATGGGCAGTGCTCAACACATTTGCATTGGAAGTAATAGCCTTCATTGATGTAATTTCAATATGGTGGCAG GTTATTGGAGGGTTGGTTATAGTTATAATGCTTCCTCTGGTGTCGCTTACTACACAATCTGCTTCATATGTATTCACTCATTTTGAAACCGCGCCTGACTCGACAGGAATATCAAGCAAACCTTACGTAGTCGTTCTATCTTTCCTTGTCAGTCAGTATTCCTTGTATGGATATGATGCAGCAGCCCATCTTACAGAGGAAACTAAAGGTGCAGATAAAAATGGTCCTATTGCAATTCTTTCTAGCATTGGGATCATTACAGTATTTGGCTGGGCTTATATCCTAGCCCTTACTTTCAGTATTCAG GATTTTGGCTACCTATACGATCCAAGCAATGAGACTGCAGGTGCATTTGTGCCAGCTCAAATACTCTATGATGCATTCCAAGGAAGATATCATAATTCTGCTGGAGCAATCGTTTTACTGTTCATCATATGGGGCTCATTTTTCTTCGGTGGGCTCTCAATCACCACCAGTGCAGCTAGAGTG GTGTATGCTTTATCAAGAGATGAAGGAATTCCCTTTTCATCCATCTGGCGAAAAATCCACCCAAAGCATAAGGTTCCCTCAAATGCAGTGTGGCTATGTGCAGCCATCTGCATTCTTCTTGGACTCCCAATCTTGAAAGTCAATGTAGTCTTCACTGCCATAACTTCCATATGTACAATTGGATGGGTTGGAGGCTATGCAGTTCCAATCTTTGCAAGAATTGTAATGGACGAGAAGAATTTCAAAGCTGGGCCGTTTTACCTAGGCAGAGCAAGGAGGCCGGTTTGCATCATTGCCTTTCTGTGGATTTGTTATACCTGTTCAGTCTTTCTTCTGCCAACTTATTACCCCCTTTCCTGGAATACTTTCAACTATGCGCCGGTGGCTATAGGTGTTGGTTTGAGTTTGATAATGCTCTGGTGGATGCTGGATGCAAGGAAATGGTTCAAGGGACCTGTTAGAAATATTGATATTTCAAATGGGAAGGTTTAA
- the LOC133673164 gene encoding lipase-like PAD4 gives MDTETSPFETSEMLADFLASTPLLSDSWRLCNLATANSPQSFVADQVGSIGYVAFSGTLFVSGSDPSFKNLVRLPVRDVAGNDLFVPLHDQNEGEEPVMVQGALLRIFENIYSDPSFQYQMSTLMQTSQSIIFTGHSIGGTTASLAALWLLSYLQSNSPNLSVLCITFGSPLLGNETLSRAILRERWGGKFCHVVSKYDLMPRILFAPLDPIAPLIKPLLQFWHLYMTSPHLGLLAVQRNDEYEAKIFQSVLVHLRRLVEAGEDAVTGVFRPFGNYFFCSEDGAICVDNVESVIKMMYLLLATGSPSYSIEDHLKYGDYVERISSQFLERKSFVEGELPESSYEAGVVLALQSSGIASQEPVAGRAKDCLKAARRMGRTPNLNCANLAIKLSRINPYRAEIEWYKALCDRSDDQMGYYDSFKRRGASKRDFKVNLNRHKLAQFWDNVIDLMESNQLPHDFHRHGKWVYSSQSYKLLVEPLDIAEYYRTGMDHSKGHYINHGRERRYQIFDRWWKNVRIEENKRSKFASLTQDTCFWAKVEEARGLLDDVGNTRDPSHSALLWEKMDGFASYAKTLVEAKEVSIDVVAKNSSYSLWLKDYNELKSQREQFRPQFSGFMNREIVP, from the exons ATGGATACAGAAACTTCGCC GTTTGAGACTAGTGAGATGCTGGCCGATTTCTTGGCTTCCACACCATTGCTATCCGATTCATGGAGGTTATGCAATCTCGCCACAGCAAACTCACCACAGAGTTTCGTCGCTGATCAGGTCGGAAGTATTGGGTATGTGGCCTTTTCCGGCACCCTATTTGTATCAGGCTCAGACCCCAGTTTCAAGAATTTGGTTCGTTTGCCAGTACGTGATGTTGCTGGCAATGACCTTTTTGTTCCTTTACATGACCAAAATGAAGGGGAAGAGCCTGTCATGGTGCAAGGTGCCTTGCTGAGGATTTTCGAGAATATATACAGCGACCCAAGTTTTCAATACCAG ATGTCTACGCTAATGCAGACAAGTCAGTCAATTATCTTCACAGGCCATTCCATTGGTGGAACAACTGCCTCTCTAGCTGCTCTTTGGCTCCTTTCTTACCTTCAATCCAATTCTCCAAACCTCTCAGTTCTGTGCATCACCTTTGGCTCTCCATTGCTAGGCAACGAGACCCTTTCTCGTGCCATTCTTCGCGAAAGATGGGGTGGCAAATTTTGCCATGTTGTATCAAAGTATGACTTGATGCCACGGATACTCTTTGCTCCACTAGATCCCATAGCTCCCCTCATAAAACCCCTATTACAGTTTTGGCACTTGTATATGACTTCTCCACATCTTGGATTGCTTGCTGTCCAACGAAATGATGAATACGAGGCTAAGATTTTCCAGTCTGTGTTAGTTCATTTGAGAAGGTTAGTAGAAGCTGGGGAAGATGCAGTGACAGGAGTGTTTAGGCCATTTGGGAACTATTTTTTCTGTTCTGAAGACGGAGCAATTTGTGTGGACAACGTGGAATCTGTTATTAAAATGATGTATTTGTTGCTCGCAACGGGGTCGCCTAGCTATAGCATTGAGGATCATCTCAAGTATGGTGATTATGTAGAGAGAATTTCCTCACAATTTTTGGAGAGGAAAAGTTTCGTGGAAGGAGAGCTTCCTGAATCAAGCTATGAAGCAGGAGTTGTACTGGCATTGCAGTCATCGGGAATTGCCAGTCAG GAACCAGTCGCAGGGCGAGCCAAAGATTGCCTAAAGGCAGCAAGGCGAATGGGGCGTACACCAAACCTAAACTGTGCCAATCTGGCAATTAAGTTGTCCAGAATCAATCCTTACAGGGCAGAAATAGAGTGGTATAAAGCGTTGTGCGACCGGTCTGATGATCAGATGGGTTACTATGACTCCTTCAAACGAAGGGGAGCCTCGAAAAGGGACTTTAAAGTCAACTTGAACCGGCACAAGCTAGCTCAGTTTTGGGACAACGTAATCGACTTAATGGAAAGCAATCAACTCCCTCATGATTTTCACAGACATGGAAAATGGGTCTATTCTTCACAGTCCTATAAGCTCCTTGTCGAGCCTCTGGATATTGCTGAGTATTATCGAACAGGCATGGATCACAGTAAGGGGCATTACATTAACCATGGAAGAGAGAGGAGGTACCAGATATTCGATAGGTGGTGGAAAAATGTtagaattgaagagaataaaCGGAGCAAGTTTGCTAGTTTGACTCAGGACACATGTTTTTGGGCAAAAGTGGAGGAAGCTAGGGGGTTGTTAGATGATGTTGGGAATACTAGGGATCCTAGTCATTCGGCTTTGCTTTGGGAGAAGATGGATGGTTTTGCAAGCTATGCAAAAACGTTGGTTGAAGCTAAGGAGGTGTCTATAGATGTGGTGGCAAAGAATTCGAGCTATTCTTTGTGGCTGAAAGATTATAATGAACTGAAATCGCAAAGGGAGCAATTCCGTCCCCAGTTTTCCGGTTTTATGAACAGGGAAATAGTTCCATAG
- the LOC133672290 gene encoding amino acid permease 4 produces the protein MGENAASKNCHNNHHLHNHHQVFDISIDVLPQNGSKCFDDDGRLKRTGTLWTASAHIITAVIGSGVLSLAWAVAQLGWVAGPAVMFLFSLVTYYTSSLLTDCYRTGDPDTGKRNYTYMDAVESILGGVKVKLCGFIQYLGLFGIAIGYTIASSISMMAIKRSNCFHQSGGQNPCHLSSNPYMIMFGITEILLSQIPDFDQLWWLSIVAAVMSFTYSSIGLGLGIGKVAVNGTFKGSLTGISIGTVTQTEKIWRSFQALGAIAFAYSYSVILIEIQDTVKSPPAESKTMKKAARISIVVTTTFYMLCGCMGYAAFGDLAPGNLLTGFGFYNPYWLIDIANAAIVIHLVGAYQVFCQPLFAFIEKWANQKWPESYFITKEFNIAVPGFGLYKLNLFRLVWRTIFVILTTVISMLLPFFNDVVGILGALGFWPLTVYFPVEMYIVQRKIPKWSTRWICLQMLSMACLVISLVAVAGSLAGVVLDLKAYKPFKTNY, from the exons ATGGGTGAGAATGCTGCCTCAAAGAACTGCCACAACAACCACCACCTCCACAACCATCACCAGGTCTTTGACATCTCCATTGATGTGCTTCCTCAAAATGGTTCCAAATGCTTTGATGATGATGGCCGCCTTAAGAGAACTG GTACTCTATGGACTGCTAGCGCCCACATAATAACAGCGGTGATAGGATCAGGAGTTCTTTCCTTGGCATGGGCAGTAGCTCAACTAGGATGGGTTGCTGGTCCTGCTGTCATGTTCTTGTTCTCACTTGTTACTTACTATACCTCATCTCTACTCACTGACTGTTACCGGACCGGCGATCCCGATACAGGAAAAAGAAACTATACATACATGGACGCTGTTGAATCCATTCTAG GTGGAGTAAAGGTCAAGTTGTGTGGCTTTATTCAGTACCTGGGCCTATTTGGTATTGCCATTGGCTACACCATTGCATCATCCATAAGCATGAT GGCAATTAAAAGGTCAAATTGTTTCCATCAAAGTGGTGGACAGAACCCATGTCACCTTTCGAGCAACCCATATATGATCATGTTTGGTATAACAGAAATTCTGCTCTCTCAGATCCCAGACTTTGATCAGCTATGGTGGCTCTCTATCGTTGCCGCGGTCATGTCTTTTACTTACTCTAGCATTGGTCTTGGCCTGGGCATTGGCAAAGTTGCAG TTAATGGGACTTTTAAGGGTAGTCTAACTGGGATAAGCATTGGAACCGTAACCCAAACAGAGAAGATATGGAGGAGTTTCCAAGCACTTGGTGCCATAGCCTTCGCGTATTCATATTCTGTCATTCTTATAGAAATTCAA GACACAGTTAAATCTCCACCAGCAGAATCGAAGACAATGAAGAAAGCTGCCAGGATAAGCATTGTAGTGACAACAACTTTCTATATGCTTTGTGGCTGCATGGGATATGCAGCATTTGGAGACCTAGCACCTGGAAATCTCCTCACTGGCTTTGGTTTCTATAACCCATATTGGCTTATTGATATTGCTAACGCCGCCATAGTAATCCACCTAGTAGGAGCATATCAAGTGTTTTGCCAGCCTCTCTTTGCATTCATTGAGAAATGGGCAAACCAAAAATGGCCTGAAAGTTACTTCATCACCAAGGAATTCAACATCGCAGTCCCAGGCTTCGGGCTATATAAGCTGAATCTCTTTAGATTGGTTTGGAGAACAATATTTGTGATCTTAACCACTGTTATATCAATGCTGCTCCCATTCTTTAATGATGTTGTGGGAATTCTTGGGGCACTTGGTTTCTGGCCTTTGACAGTCTATTTTCCAGTGGAGATGTACATCGTACAAAGGAAGATACCAAAATGGAGCACGAGATGGATTTGTCTCCAAATGCTGAGCATGGCTTGCCTAGTGATTTCACTTGTGGCTGTTGCAGGCTCACTTGCTGGTGTTGTGCTTGACCTTAAGGCTTACAAGCCATTCAAGACAAACTATTGA
- the LOC133673229 gene encoding ultraviolet-B receptor UVR8 isoform X2: MAEDEGAASGSEVSGLVRQVILISAGASHSVALLSGNIVCSWGRGEDGQLGHGDAEDRPTPTQLSTLDGLDIISITCGADHTTAYSESRMEVYSWGWGDFGRLGHGNSSDLFTPQPIKALHSLKIRQIACGDSHCLAVTINGEVQSWGRNQNGQLGLGTTEDSLVPQKIQAFQGVSIKMVAAGAEHTAAVTEDGELYGWGWGRYGNLGLGDRNDRLVPEKVSLVKGDKMIMVACGWRHTISVSSFGGLYTYGWSKYGQLGHGDFEDHLTPHKVEALRDSYISLISGGWRHTMALTSDGNLYGWGWNKFGQVGVGDNVDHCSPVQVKFPHEQKVVQISCGWRHTLAVTERQNVFSWGRGTNGQLGHGGSMDRSTHLGPFFNFFDKWRTIFHYFDKRGTIFLERTVNRMYFSKLFEDGPMDTFFLQ, from the exons atggCCGAGGATGAAGGAGCTGCTAGTGGTAGTGAAGTTAGTGGTCTAGTTCGTCAAGTTATTCTTATTTCTGCCGGTGCTAGCCACTCTGTTGCTCTTCTTT CTGGAAACATCGTTTGCTCCTGGGGACGAGGAGAGGATGGGCAGTTAGGCCATGGGGATGCTGAGGATAGACCCACTCCAACTCAATTGAGTACATTGGATGGCCTTGATATAATATCAATTACTTGCGGTGCTGATCATACAACTGCATATTCTGAGTCACGAATGGAGGTCTATAGTTGGGGATG GGGTGATTTTGGGAGGCTAGGACATGGAAATTCTAGTGATTTGTTCACTCCTCAGCCAATTAAGGCTTTGCACAGTTTAAAGATAAGGCAAATTGCTTGTGGGGATAGCCATTGTCTGGCAGTCACCATTAATGGTGAGGTGCAAAG TTGGGGGCGGAATCAAAATGGTCAACTTGGTCTTGGCACCACCGAGGACTCCCTTGTGCCTCAGAAAATTCAAGCTTTTCAG GGAGTCTCTATTAAAATGGTTGCTGCTGGTGCTGAACATACTGCAGCTGTCACAGAAGATGGAGAGCTCTATGGATGGGGTTGGGGCCGATATGGGAACTTGGGACTAGGTGACAGAAATGATCGCCTAGTTCCTGAAAAAGTTTCACTTGTCAAA GGAGACAAGATGATAATGGTTGCATGTGGGTGGCGGCATACAATATCTGTTTCCTCTTTTGGTGGATTGTACACTTATGGATGGAGCAAATATGGTCAACTGGGACATGGGGACTTTGAGGATCACCTGACTCCTCACAAGGTGGAAGCCTTGCGGGATAGTTACATTTCTCTG ATATCAGGTGGCTGGAGACACACTATGGCATTGACTTCCGATGGAAACCTTTATGGCTGGGGATGGAATAAG TTTGGACAGGTTGGAGTTGGTGACAACGTTGATCATTGCTCTCCTGTGCAAGTTAAATTTCCACATGAGCAG AAAGTAGTCCAGATCTCATGTGGATGGAGGCACACGCTTGCTGTTACTGAACGACAAAATGTATTTTCTTGGGGAAGAGGCACAAATGGACAACTTGGTCATGGAGGGTCTATGGACCG ATCAACACATTTAGGaccatttttcaatttttttgacaaGTGGCGGACCATTTTCCATTATTTTGACAAGCGGGGGACCATTTTCCTTGAAAGGACAGTAAACAGGATGTATTTCTCAAAGTTATTTGAGGATGGACCAATGGACACGTTCTTTCTGCAATGA
- the LOC133673229 gene encoding ultraviolet-B receptor UVR8 isoform X1: MAEDEGAASGSEVSGLVRQVILISAGASHSVALLSGNIVCSWGRGEDGQLGHGDAEDRPTPTQLSTLDGLDIISITCGADHTTAYSESRMEVYSWGWGDFGRLGHGNSSDLFTPQPIKALHSLKIRQIACGDSHCLAVTINGEVQSWGRNQNGQLGLGTTEDSLVPQKIQAFQGVSIKMVAAGAEHTAAVTEDGELYGWGWGRYGNLGLGDRNDRLVPEKVSLVKGDKMIMVACGWRHTISVSSFGGLYTYGWSKYGQLGHGDFEDHLTPHKVEALRDSYISLISGGWRHTMALTSDGNLYGWGWNKFGQVGVGDNVDHCSPVQVKFPHEQKVVQISCGWRHTLAVTERQNVFSWGRGTNGQLGHGGSMDRNLPKIIEALSADGSGGHQIEASTVDPSLGKSWVSPSDRYAIVPDESGQAVSDGGNGNDASVPESDVKRIRI; encoded by the exons atggCCGAGGATGAAGGAGCTGCTAGTGGTAGTGAAGTTAGTGGTCTAGTTCGTCAAGTTATTCTTATTTCTGCCGGTGCTAGCCACTCTGTTGCTCTTCTTT CTGGAAACATCGTTTGCTCCTGGGGACGAGGAGAGGATGGGCAGTTAGGCCATGGGGATGCTGAGGATAGACCCACTCCAACTCAATTGAGTACATTGGATGGCCTTGATATAATATCAATTACTTGCGGTGCTGATCATACAACTGCATATTCTGAGTCACGAATGGAGGTCTATAGTTGGGGATG GGGTGATTTTGGGAGGCTAGGACATGGAAATTCTAGTGATTTGTTCACTCCTCAGCCAATTAAGGCTTTGCACAGTTTAAAGATAAGGCAAATTGCTTGTGGGGATAGCCATTGTCTGGCAGTCACCATTAATGGTGAGGTGCAAAG TTGGGGGCGGAATCAAAATGGTCAACTTGGTCTTGGCACCACCGAGGACTCCCTTGTGCCTCAGAAAATTCAAGCTTTTCAG GGAGTCTCTATTAAAATGGTTGCTGCTGGTGCTGAACATACTGCAGCTGTCACAGAAGATGGAGAGCTCTATGGATGGGGTTGGGGCCGATATGGGAACTTGGGACTAGGTGACAGAAATGATCGCCTAGTTCCTGAAAAAGTTTCACTTGTCAAA GGAGACAAGATGATAATGGTTGCATGTGGGTGGCGGCATACAATATCTGTTTCCTCTTTTGGTGGATTGTACACTTATGGATGGAGCAAATATGGTCAACTGGGACATGGGGACTTTGAGGATCACCTGACTCCTCACAAGGTGGAAGCCTTGCGGGATAGTTACATTTCTCTG ATATCAGGTGGCTGGAGACACACTATGGCATTGACTTCCGATGGAAACCTTTATGGCTGGGGATGGAATAAG TTTGGACAGGTTGGAGTTGGTGACAACGTTGATCATTGCTCTCCTGTGCAAGTTAAATTTCCACATGAGCAG AAAGTAGTCCAGATCTCATGTGGATGGAGGCACACGCTTGCTGTTACTGAACGACAAAATGTATTTTCTTGGGGAAGAGGCACAAATGGACAACTTGGTCATGGAGGGTCTATGGACCG AAATCTGCCGAAAATCATAGAAGCTCTGAGTGCTGATGGATCTGGTGGCCATCAGATTGAAGCTTCAACTGTTGATCCGTCATTAG GGAAAAGCTGGGTTTCACCATCTGATAGATACGCTATTGTTCCTGATGAATCC GGGCAAGCAGTTTCAGATGGGGGAAATGGGAATGATGCAAGTGTCCCAGAGAGTGATGTCAAGCGGATACGGATTTGA